From Haloarcula sp. CBA1127, a single genomic window includes:
- a CDS encoding glycosyltransferase, with protein sequence MNVLQLVTTRRPFFHKQVEALERHGVSCTVLEVPGGDEDTRSPMAYLRFYIKSLGAFPWQYDLVHANYGLTAPMALAQPARPVVLSLWGSDIFGQYDWLSRQCATLADEVVVMSSTMADALGEPCHLIPHSVDFEQFEPVQKETARETVGWDDGNYHVLFPYDPDRAEKDHPRAVRVVDAVNERLDTPVSLEVVHGVAHEQVPIYMNAADALILTSTHEGSPNAVKEALACNTPVLSLDVGDVASLVDGVSRSAVCADNEELTTALTAALQSSETVDGRAAVEPLRLNRMAERLTAVYRSAIDRRCT encoded by the coding sequence ATGAACGTTCTGCAGCTTGTGACAACCCGGCGGCCGTTTTTTCACAAGCAGGTCGAAGCGCTGGAGCGGCACGGCGTCAGCTGTACGGTTCTGGAGGTGCCCGGTGGCGACGAAGATACCCGGTCGCCGATGGCGTATCTCAGGTTCTACATAAAATCGCTCGGTGCCTTCCCATGGCAATACGACCTTGTCCACGCCAACTATGGGTTGACTGCGCCGATGGCACTGGCACAGCCAGCTCGTCCGGTTGTCCTGTCGTTATGGGGATCGGACATTTTCGGCCAGTACGACTGGCTGAGCCGCCAGTGTGCCACGCTTGCCGACGAAGTCGTCGTGATGTCCTCGACCATGGCTGACGCGCTTGGAGAACCGTGCCATTTGATCCCTCATTCCGTCGATTTCGAGCAGTTCGAGCCAGTCCAGAAGGAGACTGCTAGAGAGACGGTGGGCTGGGATGACGGCAACTATCACGTGCTGTTTCCTTACGACCCCGACCGTGCCGAAAAGGACCACCCCCGGGCGGTTCGTGTCGTAGATGCGGTTAATGAGCGACTCGACACTCCGGTATCGCTTGAGGTCGTCCATGGGGTCGCCCACGAACAGGTCCCGATATATATGAACGCTGCAGATGCGCTCATACTGACCTCAACCCATGAAGGGTCACCGAACGCAGTCAAAGAGGCGCTGGCGTGTAATACACCAGTGCTCTCGCTGGATGTCGGCGACGTCGCGAGTCTGGTCGATGGAGTCTCTCGGTCTGCAGTCTGTGCAGACAACGAAGAACTCACGACGGCACTTACAGCGGCCCTCCAGTCATCAGAGACTGTCGACGGACGGGCCGCTGTTGAGCCGTTACGTCTGAATCGAATGGCAGAGCGTCTGACTGCCGTGTACCGCTCAGCTATCGACCGGAGGTGTACATGA
- a CDS encoding GNAT family N-acetyltransferase, with amino-acid sequence MTAHETTIHNTVTDVNANQWNNLVTQSDLGTVFHRHEWLQAVEAGLDRPAYHAVVTKGSNPIAVLPTVLVPVAAPDPADVPGPNRIVEATASQLPTDRLVSLHPGTGGPVIATDHEASLDAMLSALTTAAPRQALSHKIRTGNPAQNRYSKYLIGQGYESTVTSCRLVLDLAPGWERIKSGMDRTRRTELHSDAVTVERTDLGGPTLASVHADYVQNMQRIGADSFPMAFFEALAEHMDDRIEVFTARRDGDTLGRHICIVDEEQSSLRYYFSAVPETSAYEYGTSEKLHGAAIQWAIDAGFDSYDFGATGADFRDGLFTYKSQYGPAVCPIVQWDRGLSAVAWRAFKFGRRLYREQNY; translated from the coding sequence ATGACTGCCCACGAGACGACGATCCACAATACGGTTACAGACGTCAACGCGAACCAGTGGAACAATCTCGTCACACAGTCGGACCTCGGAACGGTGTTCCACCGGCACGAGTGGCTTCAGGCAGTCGAAGCAGGGCTTGACCGTCCAGCCTATCACGCGGTCGTGACGAAAGGATCGAACCCGATCGCCGTGCTTCCAACTGTTCTGGTACCGGTTGCAGCCCCCGATCCGGCGGATGTACCGGGCCCCAATCGGATTGTGGAAGCGACGGCTTCGCAGTTGCCAACTGACCGTCTGGTGTCACTCCATCCCGGTACTGGCGGTCCGGTAATCGCCACAGATCATGAGGCGTCCCTCGATGCGATGCTGTCAGCACTCACAACGGCAGCGCCGCGACAGGCGCTTTCACACAAAATACGGACCGGGAACCCAGCCCAGAACAGATACAGCAAGTACCTCATCGGTCAGGGGTACGAATCGACAGTCACGTCGTGCCGGCTCGTGCTTGACCTTGCCCCCGGCTGGGAACGTATCAAGTCTGGAATGGATCGGACACGACGGACGGAACTACACAGCGACGCAGTCACCGTCGAACGTACTGACCTCGGTGGCCCGACGCTGGCCTCGGTCCATGCCGACTACGTTCAGAATATGCAGCGAATCGGGGCAGACAGCTTTCCAATGGCCTTCTTTGAGGCGCTTGCCGAACATATGGATGACCGGATCGAGGTGTTTACTGCTCGCCGCGACGGCGATACCCTCGGCCGGCACATCTGTATCGTAGACGAGGAGCAGTCATCCCTCAGATACTACTTTTCGGCAGTTCCGGAGACATCAGCCTACGAGTACGGAACGTCCGAGAAGCTCCATGGCGCAGCCATTCAGTGGGCCATCGACGCTGGCTTCGATAGCTACGACTTCGGCGCGACGGGTGCGGATTTCCGAGACGGATTGTTTACGTATAAATCACAGTACGGACCGGCGGTCTGCCCAATCGTCCAGTGGGACAGAGGGCTTTCGGCGGTCGCCTGGCGTGCGTTCAAATTCGGACGTCGGCTCTATCGCGAGCAGAACTACTGA
- a CDS encoding GNAT family N-acetyltransferase, whose protein sequence is MSIEIERVGTDRHEEWDSALEHSPHATAFHQCAALEQLAADSGTELHRLMGFKGQEPIGVLPIFELRKGPFSAVFSPPPNLWIPRLGPAFVVRGDPKQRKRERRRQGFIDAAFEYIENTIDPKYLRVRTPTELDDVRQFKWNDCTVQPEYTYVTDLSGGKEAVRDRFTSEARRRLRIGQESETEYTITEEGLDATETVMHRVESRYNEQGEPFPVPTGFPGRLYEALQPGQIRPYVLRVDGEVVGGHIYYDDGETISGWLGNVKPPDHVDLPVNELLIWRGITDAIERGRTAYELVGAGDPRLNRYKLHFGPELTGFYSMERSGAGIDSLLQLYRWFARHS, encoded by the coding sequence ATGAGTATCGAGATCGAGCGTGTCGGGACAGACCGACATGAAGAGTGGGATAGCGCGCTTGAACACTCGCCACACGCTACTGCCTTTCACCAGTGTGCGGCTCTAGAGCAACTGGCAGCCGACTCAGGGACGGAACTCCATCGACTGATGGGGTTCAAGGGACAGGAGCCGATCGGCGTCCTTCCGATCTTTGAGCTTCGGAAGGGGCCGTTCAGTGCTGTTTTTTCGCCACCACCGAACCTCTGGATTCCCCGACTTGGTCCAGCGTTCGTCGTTCGAGGGGACCCAAAGCAACGCAAGCGTGAACGACGCCGGCAGGGGTTCATCGATGCAGCCTTCGAGTACATCGAAAACACGATTGACCCGAAGTACCTCCGGGTGCGGACACCGACCGAGCTTGATGATGTCCGGCAGTTCAAGTGGAATGACTGCACAGTGCAGCCGGAGTATACGTATGTCACCGACCTCTCTGGTGGAAAGGAGGCCGTTCGAGACCGGTTCACCAGCGAGGCGCGTCGACGCCTCCGTATCGGGCAGGAGTCGGAGACCGAGTACACGATCACTGAGGAAGGGCTCGACGCGACCGAGACGGTGATGCACCGCGTCGAAAGCCGATACAACGAGCAGGGCGAGCCGTTCCCCGTTCCCACTGGGTTTCCCGGACGGCTCTACGAAGCGCTGCAACCGGGACAAATCCGTCCCTACGTCCTCCGAGTGGATGGCGAGGTCGTCGGCGGACACATTTATTATGATGATGGGGAGACGATTTCGGGCTGGCTTGGGAACGTCAAGCCCCCCGACCATGTCGACCTTCCGGTCAATGAGTTGCTCATCTGGCGGGGGATTACTGATGCGATTGAGCGAGGGCGAACAGCCTATGAACTGGTGGGCGCAGGCGATCCTCGTCTAAACAGATATAAGCTGCATTTCGGGCCCGAGCTAACCGGGTTCTACTCTATGGAGCGGAGCGGAGCCGGTATCGATTCACTACTGCAACTGTACCGGTGGTTTGCACGGCACTCCTGA
- a CDS encoding acyltransferase has translation MRAEVGESATISPQATVGYEYSDDVSPAVLGTGATVRPGTVIYCDVAIGASFVTGHNALVREQTTISNDVVLGTNAVIDGKTDVGSHVSLQTGAYVPSQTTIGDNVFLGPHAVLTNDRYPVRNGGGLSGPTIEDGVTVGANATVLPDVTVGEHSFVAAGAVVTTDVPANSLAVGVPATYEPLPPELETRNRIEQ, from the coding sequence ATGCGTGCTGAAGTGGGTGAGAGCGCAACTATTTCCCCACAGGCGACAGTCGGGTACGAGTACAGTGACGATGTCTCACCGGCAGTCCTCGGCACAGGGGCAACGGTACGGCCGGGGACAGTCATCTACTGTGACGTCGCCATTGGAGCATCGTTTGTCACCGGACACAACGCACTGGTTCGGGAGCAGACAACCATCAGCAACGATGTCGTACTTGGAACAAACGCCGTTATTGATGGGAAGACGGACGTTGGCTCTCATGTCAGCCTGCAGACGGGGGCATATGTCCCATCACAGACGACTATCGGGGACAACGTCTTCCTCGGCCCACATGCAGTCCTGACAAACGACCGGTACCCTGTACGCAACGGGGGTGGACTGTCGGGGCCAACCATCGAGGACGGCGTCACTGTTGGAGCGAACGCTACAGTACTACCCGATGTGACTGTTGGCGAGCACAGCTTTGTTGCTGCGGGCGCAGTCGTCACGACAGATGTTCCGGCGAATAGCCTGGCGGTTGGCGTCCCGGCCACCTACGAACCACTGCCGCCTGAACTGGAGACACGAAACAGGATAGAGCAATGA
- a CDS encoding DegT/DnrJ/EryC1/StrS aminotransferase family protein: MIDLATPDIGDAERERVQSVLDSGQLADGPQVRKFETEFATHCEGSHAVATANGTTALHAALEGLGIGSGDRVLTTPFSFIASANAVRLAGADPVFADIDPATYTLDPDSVEQTIAAHSGAVDAIIAVHLYGLPADMTRLRRIADEHDIPLVEDAAQAHGAAVNGEPVGSLGDVACFSFYPTKNMTTGEGGMVVTDDPAVAARTERFVNHGRGDDGYTEVGHNFRMTSIAAAIGLAQLDCLREYVATRREHATILTDALSETNLTTPVEPSGRQHAYNQYTVRCQDREGLIDHLTAHDIGYGIYYPTPINEQEAYSGVTADTPEAKRAAAEVCSLPIHPALEQREIRRVAEVVQTYG, from the coding sequence ATGATTGACCTCGCCACACCCGACATTGGGGATGCGGAGCGCGAGCGGGTGCAATCAGTGCTCGATAGCGGGCAACTGGCAGATGGCCCACAGGTGCGAAAGTTCGAAACCGAATTCGCCACGCACTGTGAGGGTTCGCATGCCGTTGCTACCGCCAACGGGACGACAGCCCTCCACGCCGCGCTGGAGGGGCTTGGCATTGGAAGTGGCGATCGTGTCCTGACGACGCCGTTCTCGTTCATTGCGAGCGCGAACGCAGTTCGCCTCGCCGGCGCGGACCCGGTGTTTGCCGACATCGATCCAGCAACGTACACACTGGACCCTGATAGTGTTGAGCAGACTATTGCGGCCCACAGTGGGGCCGTCGACGCTATCATCGCTGTCCATCTCTACGGGTTGCCTGCCGACATGACCAGGTTGCGCAGGATCGCTGACGAACATGACATACCACTGGTGGAGGACGCGGCACAGGCCCATGGAGCGGCCGTCAACGGTGAGCCGGTCGGTAGTCTCGGCGATGTGGCGTGTTTCTCCTTTTATCCAACAAAGAACATGACTACTGGCGAGGGTGGGATGGTTGTCACCGATGACCCCGCGGTCGCGGCCCGGACCGAACGGTTCGTCAACCACGGTCGTGGCGACGACGGCTACACGGAGGTTGGGCATAATTTCCGGATGACGAGTATCGCTGCCGCCATCGGCCTTGCACAACTAGACTGTCTTCGGGAATACGTCGCGACGCGGCGTGAACACGCGACGATACTGACGGATGCACTCTCGGAAACTAACCTGACCACACCAGTCGAGCCGTCCGGCCGACAGCACGCGTACAATCAGTACACGGTCCGCTGTCAGGATCGGGAGGGGTTAATCGACCATCTCACCGCCCACGATATCGGATACGGTATTTATTACCCGACACCGATCAACGAACAGGAAGCATACAGCGGTGTTACTGCCGACACACCCGAAGCGAAGCGAGCGGCTGCGGAAGTATGCTCCCTGCCGATTCATCCGGCGCTGGAGCAACGTGAGATCAGGCGAGTGGCGGAGGTGGTCCAGACGTATGGATGA
- a CDS encoding Gfo/Idh/MocA family protein, which translates to MDETLDVGVIGVGAMGRHHARVYNELSGATLIGVADANADRARQIADENGVRACDSAELCRQADAVSIAVPTRYHAEVARQCIEAGTGMLIEKPFVTETTTGRDLIEGADAAGVTLQVGHIERFNPVAEVLEEVLADIDVISVSAKRLGPSVDRTVEDSAVTDLMIHDIDLVCHLLPSSVSDIQVSGAAQGRYATATLEFASGVICSLTASRVTEKKIRQFKITADSCYVTADFIDQSLEVHRQSVPEYVATDNEVRYRHESIVEKPAVRAGEPLKRELESFLNAVQTNSQPRVNGEAGIRAVELAQTIDRKAFDAGPSEGEFITNAQTD; encoded by the coding sequence ATGGATGAGACGCTCGATGTCGGTGTTATTGGCGTCGGAGCAATGGGTCGGCACCACGCTCGTGTGTATAATGAGCTCTCCGGGGCGACGCTGATCGGCGTTGCTGACGCCAACGCAGACCGAGCAAGGCAGATCGCTGACGAAAATGGGGTCCGAGCTTGCGACAGTGCGGAACTGTGTAGGCAAGCCGATGCGGTTTCAATCGCCGTCCCAACGCGGTACCACGCTGAGGTTGCTCGACAGTGTATTGAAGCTGGTACTGGGATGTTGATTGAAAAGCCGTTCGTTACGGAGACCACGACCGGACGTGACCTCATCGAGGGTGCGGATGCCGCGGGCGTGACTCTTCAGGTAGGTCATATCGAGCGGTTCAATCCTGTGGCAGAGGTCTTAGAGGAGGTCCTCGCAGATATTGATGTTATTTCTGTTTCGGCCAAGCGGCTAGGGCCGTCAGTTGATCGCACCGTCGAGGACTCGGCAGTCACTGACCTCATGATACACGACATTGATCTGGTCTGTCATCTCCTGCCATCCTCGGTGTCAGATATTCAGGTCAGCGGCGCTGCGCAGGGCCGATACGCGACGGCCACATTAGAGTTCGCTTCCGGTGTTATTTGCTCGCTGACGGCAAGCAGGGTCACGGAAAAGAAAATCCGTCAGTTCAAAATCACCGCTGATTCCTGTTACGTGACCGCTGACTTCATCGATCAGTCGCTGGAAGTCCATCGCCAGTCAGTTCCGGAGTACGTTGCCACGGACAACGAGGTTCGGTACCGTCATGAGAGTATTGTCGAGAAACCAGCAGTACGGGCCGGTGAACCACTCAAGCGCGAACTTGAGTCCTTCCTCAATGCTGTACAGACGAACAGCCAACCCCGTGTCAACGGTGAGGCCGGAATCAGAGCCGTCGAGTTAGCACAGACTATTGATCGAAAAGCATTCGACGCGGGACCTTCGGAAGGAGAGTTTATCACCAATGCACAGACAGACTGA
- a CDS encoding nucleotide sugar dehydrogenase, with amino-acid sequence MHRQTESVGGVYGNNATSERVQAAFENGEITVAVYGLGKMGLPLAGVFADVCGAVIGVDIDPAVVESVNTGNCHVQREPGLPDLVADCVAAGDLCATSDPAAAAAAATVHVVIVPTPLTDTSEPDLSMLDAAIDGLAEGIEPGDLIIIECTVPPRTTADRVQPSVAAASGLDTDAFGVAFCPERTASGRAIQDIRGAYPKIVGGVDDESTRLAECIYASINDSGVITVADATTAECVKLFEGLYRDVNIALANELATFTDELGVDVRAAIEAANTQPFCDIHDPGPGVGGHCIPVYPHFLIQPFDTETPLLETAREVNDSMPVFTVQKLREELAADSVELAAASVLVLGLTYRPGVEETQTSPARPIAERLSAAGADVDGIDPLLDDTAEFDLDQLPLEQATERDYDAIIMVTPHDEFEALDWSSMGRPAGSVVIAGRDTLTLSETNHRVYTVGRGNVE; translated from the coding sequence ATGCACAGACAGACTGAGTCAGTAGGTGGCGTTTACGGGAACAACGCCACTTCTGAACGGGTTCAAGCCGCGTTTGAAAACGGTGAGATTACGGTCGCAGTGTACGGACTCGGCAAGATGGGGCTCCCCCTAGCTGGTGTGTTTGCTGATGTCTGTGGTGCTGTCATCGGTGTCGATATTGATCCGGCAGTCGTTGAAAGTGTTAATACTGGTAACTGCCACGTCCAGCGCGAACCGGGCCTGCCCGATTTGGTGGCAGACTGTGTCGCCGCCGGGGACCTCTGCGCAACGTCTGACCCGGCCGCTGCAGCGGCTGCAGCGACCGTTCACGTTGTCATCGTCCCGACGCCACTTACGGACACGTCTGAGCCCGACCTTTCGATGCTTGACGCTGCAATCGATGGGCTTGCGGAGGGTATCGAACCCGGCGATCTCATCATCATAGAGTGTACTGTTCCACCACGGACAACTGCTGACCGCGTCCAGCCCAGCGTGGCTGCAGCATCCGGGTTAGACACCGATGCGTTCGGTGTCGCATTCTGTCCCGAGCGAACCGCGAGTGGACGCGCTATCCAGGACATCCGCGGCGCGTACCCGAAGATCGTTGGGGGTGTCGACGATGAAAGTACCCGACTAGCCGAGTGTATCTATGCGAGTATCAATGACAGCGGTGTTATCACTGTCGCCGACGCAACCACTGCCGAATGCGTCAAGCTGTTTGAGGGGTTATACCGTGATGTCAACATCGCGCTGGCAAACGAGCTAGCGACATTCACCGACGAGCTCGGCGTCGATGTTCGGGCAGCAATCGAGGCTGCCAACACACAACCGTTCTGTGACATCCATGATCCCGGACCAGGGGTTGGTGGCCACTGTATCCCAGTCTACCCCCACTTCCTCATCCAACCGTTTGACACTGAGACGCCGTTGCTTGAGACCGCACGCGAGGTCAACGATTCGATGCCGGTGTTTACCGTCCAGAAACTCCGCGAGGAACTGGCCGCCGACAGCGTCGAACTGGCCGCGGCCAGCGTCCTTGTGCTTGGGCTGACCTATCGGCCCGGTGTCGAAGAAACACAGACATCGCCAGCCCGGCCAATCGCAGAGCGGCTGTCGGCGGCTGGGGCCGATGTTGATGGGATTGACCCCCTTCTTGACGATACCGCCGAGTTCGACCTCGATCAGCTACCGCTTGAACAGGCGACAGAGCGGGACTACGACGCTATCATCATGGTTACACCGCACGACGAATTCGAGGCACTGGACTGGAGCTCGATGGGCCGACCAGCGGGCTCAGTCGTCATCGCCGGGCGGGACACACTGACGCTGTCTGAAACCAACCATCGTGTCTACACTGTCGGGCGCGGAAACGTAGAGTAA
- a CDS encoding aminotransferase class V-fold PLP-dependent enzyme, giving the protein MGHAKSEVLDVERIREDFPILQREFGGEQVVYLDNAATTQTPEPVVETIADYYRTTNANVHRGLHQLSQEASVAYEDAHDRVAEFIGASGEREEIVFTKNTTESENLVAYAWGLNELGPEDEVVLTEMEHHASLVTWQQIAKKTGATCRYISVDEDGTLDMDHAREIITDDTAMVSVVHVSNTLGTVNPVSELADIAHDHGSYIFVDGAQSVPNRPVDVEAIDADFLAFSGHKMAGPTGIGVLYGKKHILEEMEPYLYGGEMIKKVTFEDASWNDLPWKFEAGTPVIAQGIALAEACDYLDDIGMERIQRHEEQLAQYALEQLREEGDVETYGPSAGTERGGLVSFNLDSVHAHDLSSILNDSAVAIRAGDHCTQPLHDKMGVPASARASFYIYNTREEVDKLVSAIDDARQLFA; this is encoded by the coding sequence ATGGGACACGCTAAATCTGAAGTACTTGACGTGGAGCGTATCCGCGAGGATTTCCCCATCCTCCAGCGCGAGTTCGGCGGCGAGCAAGTGGTGTATCTCGACAACGCGGCCACTACGCAGACGCCCGAGCCGGTCGTCGAGACCATCGCCGATTACTACCGAACGACCAACGCCAACGTCCACCGCGGCCTCCACCAGCTCAGTCAGGAGGCCAGCGTCGCCTACGAGGACGCCCACGACCGCGTCGCTGAGTTCATCGGTGCCTCCGGCGAGCGCGAGGAAATCGTGTTCACCAAGAACACCACTGAGAGCGAGAACCTCGTCGCCTACGCCTGGGGCCTGAACGAACTCGGGCCCGAAGACGAGGTCGTTCTCACAGAGATGGAACACCACGCCTCACTCGTGACGTGGCAGCAAATCGCCAAGAAGACCGGTGCGACCTGTCGATACATCAGCGTCGACGAGGATGGGACGCTCGACATGGACCACGCCCGCGAGATTATCACCGACGACACCGCGATGGTCAGTGTCGTCCACGTCTCGAACACGCTCGGCACAGTCAACCCCGTCTCGGAACTGGCAGATATCGCCCACGACCACGGTTCGTATATCTTCGTCGACGGCGCGCAGTCGGTCCCGAACCGCCCGGTCGACGTGGAAGCCATCGACGCCGACTTCCTGGCCTTCTCAGGACACAAGATGGCCGGTCCGACCGGCATCGGCGTCCTCTACGGCAAGAAACATATTCTCGAGGAGATGGAGCCGTACCTCTACGGCGGCGAGATGATCAAGAAAGTCACCTTCGAGGACGCGTCCTGGAACGATCTCCCGTGGAAGTTCGAGGCCGGCACCCCAGTCATCGCGCAGGGCATCGCGCTGGCCGAGGCCTGTGACTACCTCGACGATATCGGCATGGAACGGATTCAGCGCCACGAGGAACAGCTCGCCCAGTACGCGCTGGAACAGCTCCGTGAAGAGGGCGACGTGGAGACGTACGGTCCGTCGGCGGGAACGGAGCGCGGTGGCCTCGTCTCGTTCAACCTCGATTCGGTCCACGCCCACGACCTCTCGTCGATCCTCAACGACTCCGCCGTCGCCATCCGCGCCGGCGACCACTGCACACAGCCCCTCCACGACAAGATGGGCGTCCCAGCGTCCGCGCGAGCCTCGTTCTACATCTACAACACGCGGGAAGAGGTGGACAAACTGGTCAGTGCTATCGACGACGCGCGGCAGTTGTTCGCGTAA
- a CDS encoding cupin domain-containing protein: MTDTDETERPLTPASLDHTHLPEQTMYKVSLDDASHFEQGGDDIRTYPVCTTNEFKLLYFEMDPGAVIDWHTHAPSFDEVCLCLDGAARYTLKREDGSEQVLRAEPREFVYLPGGARHKIEAVGETGHEGLVTMPPDSVGRLELLEGAEPYQTEDWPIALWVDRVRDEVVRKDENAVTE; the protein is encoded by the coding sequence ATGACTGATACCGATGAAACGGAGCGGCCGCTGACGCCAGCATCGCTCGATCATACGCACCTACCCGAGCAGACGATGTACAAGGTGTCGCTCGACGACGCCAGCCACTTCGAACAAGGCGGGGACGACATCCGGACGTATCCGGTGTGTACCACGAACGAATTCAAGTTGCTGTACTTCGAGATGGACCCTGGCGCGGTCATCGACTGGCACACTCACGCGCCCAGTTTCGACGAGGTGTGTCTGTGTCTCGATGGGGCCGCCAGATACACGCTGAAACGCGAAGACGGAAGCGAGCAGGTGCTCCGGGCTGAACCACGCGAGTTCGTCTATCTACCTGGTGGGGCCCGACACAAGATCGAGGCAGTGGGTGAAACCGGTCACGAGGGACTGGTCACAATGCCGCCGGACTCTGTCGGACGCCTCGAATTGCTCGAAGGCGCTGAACCGTACCAGACAGAAGACTGGCCGATTGCGTTGTGGGTCGACCGGGTCCGAGACGAAGTCGTCAGGAAAGACGAGAACGCCGTCACAGAGTAG
- a CDS encoding dual specificity protein phosphatase family protein, which yields MGENNAPSPTDHAVRPVGFVSDEPVVRQIGNRALYLGNKHAARPEAHDRSFEHVLSATSEAYPLTTAHHPLIDGAGNEWTAFEAAVDTARRFVRADSPALIHCKAGVSRSATLIATAIAAEENRPLSDALAAVRAARPIATPNPALYKLAVIYLAADESH from the coding sequence GTGGGAGAGAACAACGCTCCGTCTCCGACTGACCATGCTGTTCGACCCGTGGGGTTCGTCAGCGACGAACCGGTGGTTCGCCAGATCGGCAACCGGGCGCTGTATCTCGGTAACAAACACGCGGCACGGCCCGAGGCACACGACCGGTCCTTCGAACACGTGCTTTCGGCGACAAGCGAGGCCTACCCCCTCACGACCGCCCACCACCCGCTTATCGACGGTGCAGGCAACGAATGGACGGCGTTCGAGGCAGCCGTCGATACCGCCCGGCGCTTCGTCCGAGCGGACAGCCCGGCGCTGATTCACTGCAAAGCCGGCGTCTCCCGGAGTGCAACGCTGATTGCGACAGCTATCGCTGCCGAAGAGAACCGGCCGCTTTCCGACGCGCTGGCGGCTGTCCGGGCAGCCCGACCGATTGCGACCCCGAACCCGGCGCTGTATAAGCTAGCCGTCATTTATCTCGCTGCAGACGAGTCCCACTAA
- the sufU gene encoding Fe-S cluster assembly sulfur transfer protein SufU, translating to MGIGGSDMYRQQILDHYKNPRNYGEIEDPTFTHIGENPMCGDEIRMDVVLDEDEETIEQVAFQGDGCAISQASASMLSQELAGMAVEDLKAMDRDDITEMLGVDISPMRVKCAVLAEKVAQDGADIFFGEKDIDRTVTEDDD from the coding sequence ATGGGTATCGGTGGCTCGGATATGTACCGGCAGCAGATCCTCGATCACTACAAGAACCCGCGGAATTACGGGGAAATCGAGGACCCAACGTTTACCCACATCGGTGAGAACCCGATGTGCGGCGATGAAATACGGATGGATGTCGTCCTCGACGAAGACGAGGAAACCATCGAGCAGGTGGCCTTCCAGGGCGATGGCTGTGCCATCTCACAGGCCTCCGCGTCGATGCTCTCACAGGAGCTAGCTGGGATGGCGGTCGAAGACCTGAAAGCGATGGACCGCGACGATATCACAGAGATGCTCGGCGTCGACATCTCGCCGATGCGCGTCAAGTGTGCTGTTCTTGCCGAGAAGGTGGCCCAGGACGGAGCGGACATCTTCTTCGGTGAGAAAGACATCGACCGAACGGTGACCGAAGACGACGACTAA
- a CDS encoding trans-aconitate 2-methyltransferase: MPGNDWDPDDYDDRHGFVHEHGQSVVDLLDPHPGERVLDVGCGTGHLTAEIADSGAEVVGIDASAEMVAQARDAYPTLTFEQADVRSYTAGRLFDAVFSNAALHWIPGDDHDSVLSTVADALAESGRFVAEFGGHGNVAAITNALIAELDARGYDASHPWYFPSIGEYAPRVEAHGLELQFSRLFDRPTPLDGGEDGLQNWIEMFGDEFFAGVDDSEQAAVLSAVEDRLRPTLFDGDTWVADYRRLRLVAGR, from the coding sequence ATGCCAGGCAACGACTGGGACCCCGACGACTACGACGACCGCCACGGGTTCGTCCACGAGCACGGTCAGTCGGTCGTCGACCTGCTGGACCCCCACCCCGGCGAGCGGGTACTGGATGTCGGCTGTGGCACCGGCCATCTGACGGCGGAAATCGCAGACAGCGGTGCCGAGGTGGTCGGCATCGACGCGTCGGCGGAGATGGTCGCACAGGCCAGAGACGCTTATCCGACCCTCACGTTCGAGCAGGCGGACGTGCGGTCCTATACCGCCGGCAGGCTGTTCGACGCGGTATTTTCGAACGCAGCGCTACACTGGATTCCCGGTGACGACCACGACTCGGTCCTGTCGACGGTTGCCGACGCGCTGGCCGAGAGCGGACGGTTCGTCGCGGAGTTCGGCGGACACGGTAACGTGGCCGCGATAACCAACGCACTCATCGCCGAACTGGATGCACGGGGCTACGACGCCAGTCATCCCTGGTACTTCCCGAGTATCGGCGAGTACGCGCCGCGAGTCGAAGCGCACGGGCTCGAACTGCAGTTCTCACGGCTATTCGACCGACCGACGCCGCTGGACGGCGGTGAAGACGGGCTCCAGAACTGGATTGAGATGTTCGGTGATGAGTTCTTCGCTGGTGTCGACGATAGCGAGCAAGCGGCAGTGCTGTCGGCTGTCGAGGACCGGCTCCGCCCGACGCTTTTCGACGGTGACACCTGGGTCGCAGACTACCGACGGCTGCGGCTCGTCGCCGGTCGATAG